A part of Maridesulfovibrio hydrothermalis AM13 = DSM 14728 genomic DNA contains:
- a CDS encoding tyrosine-type recombinase/integrase, producing MAGSIFPGRDNGPTKEMRIPFRRICDNAGLPKDFRPMHGLRHVFASTLASSGKVDMYTLQNLLTHKTPAMVQRYAHLRDDAMQRASEVVGDMYKAMQIKRTST from the coding sequence GTGGCAGGATCAATTTTCCCCGGTAGAGATAATGGCCCAACAAAAGAAATGCGTATCCCCTTCCGCCGTATCTGCGATAATGCAGGTCTCCCCAAAGACTTCCGCCCCATGCATGGACTCCGGCATGTATTCGCATCTACCCTTGCCAGCTCCGGGAAGGTAGATATGTACACCCTGCAAAATCTTCTTACCCACAAAACGCCAGCCATGGTTCAAAGATATGCCCACCTGCGTGATGATGCCATGCAGCGGGCAAGCGAGGTTGTCGGGGATATGTATAAGGCAATGCAGATAAAACGTACCTCGACTTGA
- a CDS encoding IS3 family transposase — MGKKRRKFSDKFKANIALEAVRGVKTLTELAAEHQVHPNQISKWKKQLLENASELFSNRACSSAKSEEEVTAPLYEEIGRLKMNIKWLEKKL, encoded by the coding sequence ATGGGTAAAAAGAGACGTAAATTTTCGGACAAATTCAAGGCCAATATTGCTTTAGAAGCGGTTCGCGGGGTGAAAACCTTGACCGAACTGGCTGCTGAGCATCAGGTTCATCCTAACCAGATTTCTAAGTGGAAAAAGCAACTTCTGGAAAATGCATCAGAACTTTTTTCCAATAGAGCATGCTCTTCTGCAAAGTCAGAGGAAGAAGTGACAGCCCCTCTCTACGAAGAAATCGGACGTCTTAAAATGAATATCAAATGGCTTGAAAAAAAGCTTTGA
- a CDS encoding Fic family protein codes for MPTQSTYHPPHTITPPIVNLIAQISEVVGRLTVLTDNSKELRLRRINRVRTIRGSLAIEGNNLSEEQITAILDGKRVIAPPREIQEVRNAIAAYERFGSWSVEREADLLEAHSVLMSGLIDEAGVYRHSGVGVIAGERVIHMAPPAKRVSILMQDLFGWLAATDDHPLIASSVFHYEFESIHPFADGNGRMGRLWQTLILNRWNPLFADIPVESLIYEHQEEYYDALQQSTDKADSAPFIGFMLRMILDAVSSATPQVSPQVTPPS; via the coding sequence ATGCCGACTCAATCCACCTACCACCCACCCCACACAATAACCCCGCCCATCGTAAATCTGATAGCTCAGATAAGCGAGGTCGTAGGGCGTTTAACCGTTCTTACCGATAATTCAAAGGAATTGAGGTTAAGGCGTATCAATCGTGTACGCACCATTCGTGGCTCTCTAGCTATTGAAGGTAACAATCTAAGCGAAGAGCAGATAACAGCGATTCTGGACGGCAAAAGGGTAATAGCCCCGCCCCGTGAAATTCAGGAAGTTCGTAACGCCATTGCGGCTTATGAGCGGTTCGGCAGTTGGTCCGTGGAGCGGGAAGCTGATTTGCTTGAGGCACATAGCGTGCTTATGTCCGGTCTGATAGATGAGGCTGGTGTTTATCGTCATTCTGGTGTCGGCGTGATTGCAGGTGAACGGGTAATTCACATGGCCCCACCTGCGAAGCGCGTTTCTATTTTAATGCAGGATCTTTTTGGGTGGCTTGCCGCTACTGACGACCATCCCTTAATTGCAAGCTCAGTTTTCCATTATGAATTTGAATCCATTCATCCTTTCGCAGACGGCAACGGTCGTATGGGCCGTTTGTGGCAGACACTTATTCTGAACCGCTGGAATCCTTTGTTTGCAGATATCCCGGTCGAAAGTCTGATCTATGAACACCAAGAAGAATATTACGATGCTCTGCAACAGAGTACGGATAAAGCGGACTCGGCTCCCTTTATCGGGTTCATGCTCAGGATGATTTTGGATGCTGTTTCATCTGCCACCCCCCAAGTAAGCCCTCAAGTTACCCCCCCAAGTTAA
- a CDS encoding Fic family protein — protein MSRDELQTALGLKDRKSFRELYLKPALGEGLVEMTLPDKPNSRNQKYRLTEKGQLAVYN, from the coding sequence ATGAGCCGTGATGAGTTGCAAACTGCATTGGGCCTTAAAGACCGCAAGTCATTCAGGGAACTTTACCTCAAGCCTGCACTGGGTGAAGGGCTTGTGGAAATGACCCTTCCCGACAAGCCCAATAGTAGGAATCAGAAGTATCGGTTGACTGAGAAGGGGCAACTGGCTGTGTACAATTAG
- a CDS encoding Hsp20/alpha crystallin family protein yields the protein MSITKLNPWNWFKKESEHERTLPIKQTEQGVRGYASPIDRFHSDFDRMVDSIFSDFGMPSPRQLFNKAEPNFGKATIKPKVDVYGTDKEYVVEAELPGIEEKDLSIELKDDVLVLSAEMKHEEKTEEKGYYRVERSYGSFKRVLNVPEDADKEKITAKLNKGVLRVIMPRTKAVENNLRKIAIESSTS from the coding sequence ATGAGCATTACCAAGCTAAATCCCTGGAACTGGTTCAAGAAGGAAAGCGAACACGAAAGAACCCTTCCGATTAAACAAACGGAACAGGGCGTAAGAGGATACGCTTCTCCGATTGACCGTTTTCACTCGGACTTTGATCGTATGGTTGACTCCATATTCTCAGACTTTGGCATGCCGTCGCCAAGGCAGCTATTTAACAAAGCTGAGCCTAACTTTGGCAAGGCAACGATTAAGCCCAAGGTAGATGTGTACGGAACAGACAAAGAGTATGTAGTTGAAGCTGAGCTTCCCGGCATTGAGGAAAAAGACTTATCCATTGAGCTTAAGGATGATGTTCTGGTTCTCTCAGCTGAGATGAAACACGAAGAAAAAACGGAAGAAAAAGGTTACTACAGAGTTGAGCGTTCATATGGATCATTTAAAAGAGTCCTGAACGTACCTGAGGATGCTGACAAAGAAAAGATAACTGCTAAATTAAATAAGGGCGTACTGCGAGTAATTATGCCCAGAACAAAAGCTGTTGAAAACAATTTAAGAAAAATCGCAATCGAAAGTTCTACTTCTTAA
- a CDS encoding type II toxin-antitoxin system HipA family toxin, which produces MPKEIFVHIDIQGETHFVGRLWIHSGQRGESASFEYSRQWRQSPISFSLEPTLNLGEGSFHTPAGKSLFGSIGDSAPDRWGRVLMKRLEARNAKAEKRTRRMLHDSDFLLMVNDLARQGALRFAEQEGGPFLATDEDATIPPMVELDRLMAASSRILENKELDQDIQDLVAPGASLGGARPKASIIDTDGKLLIAKFPSPTDEWDVELWEYLAFQMAKKAGIPTPEVMLKKVGGQNVLLLHRFDRNEGKRIPFLSAMSMLGYSDGEQGSYLEIGEALSEYGASTTEDLKDLWRRIVFNIMISNVDDHLRNHGFLYAGSAGWRLSPLYDLEPTPEHEKPRILHTFIDLDDGTASLDLALSVAEEFGLSPKEAKAIAKKVAQATQSWANDAARLGASNTEIEMMQSAFEHKDLRGGLKG; this is translated from the coding sequence ATGCCAAAAGAAATTTTCGTACATATAGATATTCAGGGCGAAACACACTTCGTTGGACGCCTATGGATTCATTCCGGTCAGCGCGGCGAGAGCGCATCTTTTGAATATTCCCGCCAATGGCGTCAATCACCCATCAGCTTTTCCCTTGAGCCAACCTTAAATCTCGGCGAAGGCTCTTTCCACACGCCAGCAGGTAAATCGCTTTTCGGCTCCATCGGAGATTCCGCCCCGGACCGCTGGGGCCGTGTGCTCATGAAACGGCTAGAGGCCAGAAACGCCAAGGCTGAAAAACGCACCCGCCGCATGCTGCACGACTCCGACTTCCTACTCATGGTTAATGATCTGGCACGACAAGGTGCATTGCGTTTTGCAGAACAGGAAGGCGGGCCATTTTTGGCAACGGACGAGGATGCAACAATTCCGCCAATGGTTGAGTTAGATCGGCTTATGGCTGCATCAAGCCGCATCTTGGAAAACAAAGAACTGGATCAGGATATTCAGGATCTGGTTGCCCCCGGAGCGTCACTCGGTGGAGCACGGCCCAAGGCATCCATTATAGACACAGACGGCAAGCTGCTGATCGCCAAATTTCCCAGCCCCACCGATGAATGGGATGTTGAATTGTGGGAATACCTCGCCTTCCAGATGGCAAAAAAGGCCGGAATACCAACACCGGAAGTAATGCTTAAGAAAGTCGGCGGGCAAAACGTACTTCTACTCCACCGCTTTGACCGCAACGAAGGCAAGCGCATCCCTTTTCTGTCTGCAATGAGCATGCTCGGTTATTCTGACGGCGAACAGGGAAGCTATCTGGAAATCGGCGAAGCACTGAGCGAATACGGAGCCAGCACAACCGAAGATCTCAAAGACCTCTGGCGGAGGATCGTCTTCAACATCATGATTTCAAACGTGGACGATCATCTGCGCAACCACGGCTTCCTATATGCCGGATCAGCAGGCTGGAGGCTTTCCCCTCTCTATGATCTGGAACCGACCCCAGAACACGAAAAGCCACGCATCCTGCACACCTTCATCGACCTTGATGACGGCACGGCTTCGCTTGATCTCGCTCTATCAGTAGCTGAGGAATTCGGTCTCTCGCCCAAAGAAGCAAAAGCCATTGCCAAAAAGGTCGCACAAGCCACCCAAAGCTGGGCCAACGATGCCGCACGGCTTGGTGCCAGCAATACTGAAATTGAGATGATGCAATCAGCTTTTGAGCATAAAGATTTGCGGGGTGGATTGAAGGGCTAA
- a CDS encoding helix-turn-helix domain-containing protein, which yields MKNKLPIKLRSSLKGLGKSLKNARIRRRLKMVTVADRAGVSRETLAKIQRGDPGVSMGNYAAVIFALGLGTDWMNLADITEDKVGQALDEERLPSRVHEISS from the coding sequence ATGAAAAATAAATTACCTATAAAACTACGCAGCAGTCTTAAGGGGCTTGGCAAATCCTTGAAAAATGCACGGATTCGCCGCCGCCTTAAGATGGTCACAGTTGCCGACCGCGCCGGGGTCAGCAGGGAGACTCTTGCTAAAATTCAGCGCGGTGATCCCGGTGTAAGCATGGGCAATTACGCTGCCGTAATCTTCGCTCTCGGCCTCGGCACAGACTGGATGAATCTGGCGGACATAACCGAAGATAAAGTAGGACAGGCTCTCGACGAGGAACGGTTGCCCAGCCGAGTGCACGAGATATCAAGTTAG